The Dunckerocampus dactyliophorus isolate RoL2022-P2 chromosome 1, RoL_Ddac_1.1, whole genome shotgun sequence genome has a segment encoding these proteins:
- the nhej1 gene encoding non-homologous end-joining factor 1 isoform X2 has translation MEANGVSPDDLLERPWLPVSIDGCHLLAKSWFGETRCRILLTDLHCVWEETMHTAAIQSRAQELNKRLQAPVEAFFAHLCEVVQPYLSGSGRPHEGEAHISLMRLDGGNMVLRLKSKLAGLPFFWEFRCTPAPITVVCLHLVRPLLSMSHVLHQQVELLEGLLARKDAEIQDYKDNGATLSRARLQTDIFDQHTYRSSFLAKVVRQTLKQEKKTATGNRQVKWRNQKPTQPQHSRLSSPAAVLSERLPKQRRRKWWACSDDCQQYETQTVILKEDILISFRWILIILYYFIFF, from the exons atGGAGGCCAACGGAGTGTCGCCTGATGATCTCCTGGAGCGTCCATGGCTTCCTGTCAGCATTGATGGCTGCCATCTGCTCGCCAAGAGCTGGTTTGGAGAGACAAGGTGCCGCATCCTGCTGACTGACCTGCACTGCGTGTGGGAGGAGACGATGCACACGGCAGCCATCCAGAGCCGAGCACAG GAGCTGAACAAGCGCCTGCAAGCCCCAGTCGAAGCGTTCTTCGCTCACCTGTGCGAGGTGGTTCAGCCCTATCTGTCAGGAAGTGGCCGGCCGCACGAAGGCGAAGCGCACATCTCTTTGATGCGACTTGATGGTGGCAACATGGTCTTGAGGCTGAAGAGCAAACTAGCAGGGCTGCCCTTCTTTTGGGAGTTTCGCTGCACCCCAGCTCCCATCACTGTG GTGTGTCTTCACCTGGTGCGCCCCCTGCTGTCCATGAGCCACGTGCTCCACCAGCAGGTCGAGCTGTTGGAAGGTTTGCTGGCCAGGAAGGATGCTGAGATCCAGGATTACAAGGATAATGGAGCCACTCTCAGCAGAG CCCGCCTGCAGACAGATATTTTTGACCAACACACCTACAGAAGCAGCTTCTTGGCAAAG GTGGTAAGGCAGACGCTGAAGCAGGAGAAGAAGACAGCGACCGGAAACAGACAAGTCAAGTGGAGGAACCAAAAACCAACTCAGCCCCAGCACAGCAG GTTGTCGTCACCTGCCGCCGTGCTGAGCGAGCGTCTTCCAaagcaaagaagaagaaagtggtGGGCTTGTTCCGATGACTGCCAGCAGTATGAAACACAAACTGTCATTTTAAAGGAGGACATTTTAATTAGTTTTAGATggattttaatcattttatactattttatttttttttag
- the nhej1 gene encoding non-homologous end-joining factor 1 isoform X1, protein MEANGVSPDDLLERPWLPVSIDGCHLLAKSWFGETRCRILLTDLHCVWEETMHTAAIQSRAQELNKRLQAPVEAFFAHLCEVVQPYLSGSGRPHEGEAHISLMRLDGGNMVLRLKSKLAGLPFFWEFRCTPAPITVVCLHLVRPLLSMSHVLHQQVELLEGLLARKDAEIQDYKDNGATLSRARLQTDIFDQHTYRSSFLAKTLPLVCSDHRGSRNFSGNLQELYAAVVAHGNARKRKLSEQDERVAAHPDLTPATGGKADAEAGEEDSDRKQTSQVEEPKTNSAPAQQVVVTCRRAERASSKAKKKKVVGLFR, encoded by the exons atGGAGGCCAACGGAGTGTCGCCTGATGATCTCCTGGAGCGTCCATGGCTTCCTGTCAGCATTGATGGCTGCCATCTGCTCGCCAAGAGCTGGTTTGGAGAGACAAGGTGCCGCATCCTGCTGACTGACCTGCACTGCGTGTGGGAGGAGACGATGCACACGGCAGCCATCCAGAGCCGAGCACAG GAGCTGAACAAGCGCCTGCAAGCCCCAGTCGAAGCGTTCTTCGCTCACCTGTGCGAGGTGGTTCAGCCCTATCTGTCAGGAAGTGGCCGGCCGCACGAAGGCGAAGCGCACATCTCTTTGATGCGACTTGATGGTGGCAACATGGTCTTGAGGCTGAAGAGCAAACTAGCAGGGCTGCCCTTCTTTTGGGAGTTTCGCTGCACCCCAGCTCCCATCACTGTG GTGTGTCTTCACCTGGTGCGCCCCCTGCTGTCCATGAGCCACGTGCTCCACCAGCAGGTCGAGCTGTTGGAAGGTTTGCTGGCCAGGAAGGATGCTGAGATCCAGGATTACAAGGATAATGGAGCCACTCTCAGCAGAG CCCGCCTGCAGACAGATATTTTTGACCAACACACCTACAGAAGCAGCTTCTTGGCAAAG ACTCTCCCTCTGGTTTGTTCTGACCATCGCGGCTCCCGAAACTTCAGCGGCAACCTGCAGGAGCTTTACGCTGCGGTCGTGGCGCACGGAAACGCACGCAAACGCAAACTGTCTGAGCAGGACGAGCGGGTTGCGGCACATCCTGACCTCACACCAGCCACAG GTGGTAAGGCAGACGCTGAAGCAGGAGAAGAAGACAGCGACCGGAAACAGACAAGTCAAGTGGAGGAACCAAAAACCAACTCAGCCCCAGCACAGCAG GTTGTCGTCACCTGCCGCCGTGCTGAGCGAGCGTCTTCCAaagcaaagaagaagaaagtggtGGGCTTGTTCCGATGA